The proteins below come from a single Lodderomyces elongisporus chromosome 3, complete sequence genomic window:
- the YDJ1 gene encoding Type I HSP40 co-chaperone: protein MVKDTKFYDVLGVAPNAQDTELKKAYRKAALKYHPDKNPTPEAAEKFKEISHAYEILSDEQKRDIYDQYGEEGLSGAGAGGAGMNADDIFSQFFGGGFGGAGGPQRPTRGKDIKHSISCTLEDLYKGKTTKLALNKTILCTECEGRGGAKGKVQQCSDCHGSGMKFVTRQMGPMIQRFQTVCDKCNGTGDIMDAKDRCTRCRGKKTEQERKILQVHVDPGMKDGQRIVFSGEGDQEPGITPGDVIFIVDEKPNADFQRKGNDLFKEYEVDLLTALAGGEIAFKHISGEWIKIQVTPGEVISPGELKVVEGKSGRGNLIIQFSVKFPDSHFADEDKLKELASILPPRKEVKIPAGAVVDDCEMAKYDPSKHQQRRRADAYDSDDEDGRGGHPGVQCASQ, encoded by the exons ATGGTTAAAGATACTAAATTTTATGACGTGCTTGGAGTAGCGCCAAACGCACAGGACACAGAGTTGAAGAAGGCATACAGAAAAGCAGCTTTGAAATACCACCCTGATAAGAACCCTACACCAGAAGCAGCCGAAAAGTTTAAGGAGATCTCTCATGCGTACGAGATCTTGTCTGAtgagcaaaaaagagataTTTATGACCAGTATGGTGAAGAAGGTTTATCCGGTGCCGGTGCTGGCGGTGCTGGTATGAATGCCGATGACATCTTCTCACAATtctttggtggtggttttgGTGGAGCCGGTGGTCCACAAAGACCAACTAGAGGAAAAGACATCAAGCACAGCATCTCGTGCACTTTGGAAGATTTGTACAAGGGTAAAACTACTAAATTGGCCTTGAACAAGACCATCTTATGTACAGAATGTGAAGGTAGAGGTGGTGCCAAGGGCAAAGTACAGCAATGTTCTGATTGTCATGGTTCAGGTATGAAATTTGTCACCAGACAAATGGGTCCAATGATACAAAGATTTCAAACCGTGTGTGACAAGTGTAATGGTACCGGTGACATTATGGATGCAAAGGACAGATGTACTCGTTGTAGAGGTAAAAAGACTGagcaagaaagaaagatctTGCAGGTCCACGTTGATCCTGGTATGAAAGATGGCCAAAGAATTGTTTTTAGTGGCGAAGGTGACCAAGAACCAGGTATCACACCTGGTGATGTTATTTTCATCGTTGatgaaaaaccaaatgcCGATTTCCAAAGAAAAGGCAATGATTTGTTCAAAGAATACGAGGTGGATTTGTTGACCGCATTGGCAGGAGGAGAAATTGCATTCAAACATATTTCCGGTGAATGGATCAAGATTCAAGTTACTCCAGGTGAAGTTATTTCCCCAGGTGAATTGAAAGTCGTTGAAGGCAAG TCTGGTAGAGGTAACTTGATTATCCAATTCTCAGTTAAATTCCCAGATAGTCATTTTGCTGATGAGgacaaattgaaagaattgGCATCTATTTTGCCaccaagaaaagaagtCAAGATTCCTGCAGGCGCTGTTGTCGATGATTGCGAGATGGCCAAATACGATCCATCTAAGCaccaacaaagaagaagagctGACGCTTATGATTCtgacgatgaagatggaCGTGGTGGTCACCCAGGAGTTCAATGTGCATCTCAATAA
- the SRV2 gene encoding suppressor of rasval19 (BUSCO:EOG09262KZ3), whose product MSSEENQFNVQGYNIVTILKRLEAATSRLEDITVFQDEANKQRALQQPNSDNSQENIQSTNTNSQTSSGTGNGTGSATATENQAASTSAGVTSTGSGSTQPQEDSKPKSIVAFEEYIKANVVPLIEESSQIDPIVAESANLFGQAFKDQLSFLQIASQSQKPDYSDPAFVKVMAPLNDKITKINDLKDANRKSEFFNHLNSISESGAIFFWIGVPTPVSYISDTKDSAKFWLDRVLRDFKGKDPIHVQWVNQVSKIFDELKAYVKEYHTTGPSWNPNGTSFAAAVEKHFSSGESAPSSSNTTAPAPVPTPAGSGTSSVPAPPPPPPPPASIFEDSSAGSAANSGSAATGGGMNAVFAQLNQGTSVTSGLKKVEKSEMTHKNPELRKQPPVAPKKPKNLSRSTSSAAASASADAGTGVGAGAGAGAAVKRPPKKELVDGTKWIIQNYTKDDLKAEGLQTIAIETEMHQSVFIGNCSDVTIQIKGKANAVSISETKSIGVVIDSLVSGVELIKSYKYGLQVTGLVPMISIDKSDEGSIYLSQESIDHDVQIFTSSSTALNINVPEANDDYKELAVPEQFVSTIKDGKLVSSINEHAG is encoded by the coding sequence ATGTCAAGCGAAGAGAATCAATTCAACGTGCAAGGTTACAATATTGTGACGATTCTCAAGAGACTTGAGGCCGCAACGTCACGTCTTGAGGACATAACTGTGTTCCAAGACGAAGCAAACAAGCAAAGAGCACTTCAACAACCAAATCTGGACAATCTGCAAGAGAACATTCAAAGTACCAATACAAATTCACAAACAAGTTCTGGAACTGGAAACGGAACCGGAAGTGCGACTGCAACAGAAAATCAAGCTGCGTCAACTTCTGCTGGTGTTACATCTACTGGTTCTGGATCAACTCAACCACAAGAGGATTCCAAGCCCAAATCAATTGTAGCCTTTGAAGAATACATAAAGGCAAATGTTGTTCCTTTAATTGAAGAGTCCAGCCAAATTGATCCGATAGTTGCAGAATCTGCAAACTTGTTTGGCCAAGCATTCAAAGACCAATTGAGTTTTTTACAAATTGCCTCACAATCTCAAAAACCTGACTATTCAGACCCTGCATTTGTCAAGGTTATGGCACCCTTAAATGATAAAATAACAAAGATCAATGACTTGAAAGATGCTAATCGTAAATCAGAATTTTTTAATCACTTGAACTCGATCAGCGAGAGTGGTGCCATATTCTTTTGGATTGGAGTTCCAACTCCCGTGTCGTATATTTCTGATACCAAAGATAGTGCCAAATTTTGGTTGGACAGAGTATTGAGGGATTTCAAGGGAAAAGACCCTATTCATGTCCAATGGGTCAATCAAGTTTCCAAAATTTTTGACGAATTAAAAGCATATGTCAAGGAGTATCATACGACTGGTCCTTCATGGAATCCAAACGGCACATCGTTTGCAGCTGCTGTCGAAAAACATTTCAGTTCTGGGGAAAGTGCTCCATCCAGCTCAAACACCACTGCTCCTGCACCTGTGCCTACGCCTGCTGGATCAGGTACTTCTTCTGTACCAGcacctcctcctcctccaccACCTCCTGCGTCAATCTTTGAAGATTCTTCCGCGGGATCTGCTGCAAACTCTGGCTCAGCTGCAACGGGTGGTGGAATGAATGCTGTATTTGCACAATTGAACCAAGGAACcagtgttacttctggatTGAAAAAAGTGGAAAAGTCCGAGATGACACACAAGAACCCCGAATTAAGAAAGCAACCACCTGTTGCTCcaaagaaaccaaagaatCTTTCCAGATCAACCTCTTCAGCAGCTgcatctgcatctgcaGATGCCGGTACTGGTGTTGGTGccggtgctggtgctggtgctgctgTCAAGAGACCACCAAAGAAGGAATTAGTGGATGGTACTAAATGGATTATTCAAAACTATACCAAAGACGATTTAAAGGCGGAAGGTTTGCAAACaattgctattgaaaccgAGATGCATCAATCTGTGTTTATTGGTAATTGTTCGGATGTCACCATTCAGATTAAAGGTAAGGCCAACGCCGTTTCTATTTCAGAGACCAAGAGTATTGGTGTCGTAATTGATTCATTGGTCTCAGGAGTGGAACTTATCAAATCCTACAAATATGGTTTGCAAGTTACTGGGTTGGTGCCAATGATCAGTATAGACAAATCTGATGAAGGTAGTATCTACTTGTCTCAAGAAAGTATCGATCACGACGTGCAAATATTTACGAGTAGTTCAACTGCATTGAACATCAATGTCCCAGAGGCAAATGATGACTACAAAGAATTAGCGGTGCCTGAACAATTTGTATCTACTATCAAGGACGGCAAGTTGGTGAGTAGTATCAATGAACACGCTGGTTAA